A genomic region of Trifolium pratense cultivar HEN17-A07 linkage group LG3, ARS_RC_1.1, whole genome shotgun sequence contains the following coding sequences:
- the LOC123913306 gene encoding F-box/kelch-repeat protein At3g23880-like, with protein MAPGSKIDDSEITATNNLFSDVVTLTSPPLPTLPVDVILEILCRLPAKLLLQLRSVCKWWNFLISDSKFIKKHLRMSTTRRRLHFLRYLSRPQNKYILTSYPLDSVFTNLNTDLTEFEYSPNNFKGDYPRTTFEHFIGSCNGILCFADHYKGLVILWNPSIRKFKDLPLFTKPDVCIDFHMTFGFGYDSSTDQYKVVVVLDYLVPVSTTIWVLETEVKVHILGTNIWRSIPTYPFGGVPVPSALSGKYVSGTMNWLVSKDPLGWGKPCYILSFDLVNESYQMILPHIDGEDMCDLWSIGVLRDCLCVTSGNDVWIMEEYGNKESWTKLFTVPYMRVRDNSHVLITPIYMFDDDQVILKFNSDNDLDLALYDSKSDTLKLTDFHPIDYQTIPEVCIESLISP; from the coding sequence ATGGCGCCTGGTAGCAAGATCGATGATTCGGAAATAACTGCCACCAACAACCTATTCTCGGATGTTGTAACACTAACATCACCTCCACTGCCTACTCTTCCTGTCGATGTCATTCTAGAAATCCTTTGTAGGCTACCGGCGAAACTCCTCCTTCAACTCCGAAGTGTCTGTAAATGGTGGAATTTTTTAATATCTGATTCCAAATTCATCAAGAAGCACCTTCGTATGTCAACCACGCGCCGCCGCCTCCACTTCTTAAGATACCTTAGTCGCCCACAGAACAAGTACATTCTCACATCTTACCCACTGGATTCCGTTTTCACCAACCTAAACACTGACTTAACAGAATTTGAGTATTCTCCGAATAATTTTAAAGGAGATTATCCTAGGACCACATTTGAGCATTTCATTGGCTCTTGCAACGGCATCCTGTGTTTTGCAGATCATTATAAAGGCTTAGTTATATTGTGGAACCCTTCTATTAGAAAATTCAAGGATTTGCCTCTTTTTACAAAGCCAGATGTGTGTATTGATTTTCACATGACATTTGGTTTCGGCTATGATTCTTCTACTGATCAATACAAGGTCGTTGTTGTTTTGGACTACCTTGTGCCTGTTAGTACCACTATTTGGGTTTTAGAAACTGAAGTGAAGGTTCATATTTTGGGTACTAATATTTGGAGAAGCATTCCTACGTATCCTTTTGGTGGTGTTCCTGTTCCAAGTGCGTTATCAGGAAAATATGTGAGTGGCACAATGAATTGGTTGGTCTCTAAAGACCCTTTAGGGTGGGGAAAACCATGTtatattctttcttttgatttggTGAATGAATcttatcaaatgattttacctcATATCGATGGGGAAGATATGTGTGACTTGTGGTCTATTGGTGTTTTGAGAGATTGCTTATGTGTGACTTCTGGTAATGATGTTTGGATTATGGAGGAATACGGAAATAAAGAGTCTTGGACTAAACTGTTCACGGTTCCTTACATGCGAGTACGTGATAATTCTCACGTACTTATCACCCCAatatatatgtttgatgatgatCAAGTGATACTGAAGTTTAATTCGGATAATGACTTGGATTTGGCTCTTTATGATTCCAAGAGTGATACTTTGAAGCTTACTGATTTTCACCCTATTGATTATCAAACCATTCCAGAAGTTTGCATTGAGAGTTTAATATCACCTTGA